CAGCCAGTGGTCGTGGAGAACCGCGCGGGTGCGGGCGGCAATATCGGCGCGGAAGTCGTCGCGCGTGCCGAGCCCGATGGCTACACGCTGATGTTCGGCACGTCGGCGCCGCTGGCCATCAACGTCAGCCTGTATCGCAAGATCAACTACGACCCGGTCAAGAGCTTCGCGCCGGTGATCCAGATCGGCCAACTGCCCAATGCGCTGGTGGTAAATCCGAGCGTGCCCGCGAAGAACGTGCAAGAGCTGATCGCGTACAGCAAGGCGCATCCGGGCAAGCTGTCCTATGCGTCGTCGGGCAATGGCGCATCGTCGCACCTGGCCGGCGTGCTGTTCAACAACCTGGCCGGCACCGACTTCCAGCATGTGCCATACAAGGGCACCGGCCCGGCGCTCAATGATCTGCTGGGTGGGCAGGTCAGCATGACGTTCACCGATGTGCTGACCGCGCTGCCGTTCATCAAGAGCGGCAAGGTGCGTGCGCTCGGGGTGACCACGAAAGGGCGTTCGCAGGCATTGCCCGATGTGCCCACCGTGGCGGAACAGGGTGTTGCCGGCTTCGATGTTTCGGTATTCTTCGGAGTGGTAGCACCTGCAGGTACGCCACCGGAAGTCATCCGCAAGCTCAATCACGCATTTGCCGATGCGTTGGCACAGCCAGACGTGCGCAAGACGCTGCTGGCACAGGGGCTGGAGTTCGCGCCGGCCACCACGCCAGAGCAGCTTGGTGGCTTCGTGAAGTCGGAAGTCGGCAAATGGCGTTCCGTGGTGCAGAAGTCGGGCGCGCAGCTCGACTGATCATGACAAGAACAGGAGGAGACATGACGCCACTCACACCCGGCGCGCTGGCAGGCATTCGCGTAGTCGATCTGTCGCGCATTCTGGGCGGCCCGCTTTGCGGCCAGATCCTCGGCGATCACGGCGCGGACGTACTCAAGATCGAGCCTCCGCAGGGCGATGACACACGCACCTGGGGGCCGCCGTTCCGCGATGGCGTGGCGTCGTACTACTTCGGCCTCAATCGCAACAAGCGCATCATGAAGCTGGACCTGACGGCCGACACCGACCGCGAAGTCTTGCTGACGCTGCTGGCCGATGCCGACGTGCTGATCGAGAACTTCAAGACCGGCACGCTCGAGAAATGGGGCCTTGGTTTCGATGTGCTGTCGCAGCGCTTCCCCCGGCTCGTGCATTGCCGCGTGTCGGGCTTCGGCGCCGATGGTCCGCTGGGTGGACTGCCGGGTTATGACGCGGCGATCCAGGCGATGGCCGGCATCATGAGCATCAACGGCGAGGCCGACCGAGAACCGCTGCGCGTTGGTTTGCCCGTGGTGGACATGGTCACTGGTCTGAACGCCGCGCTGGGCGTGCTGCTGGCATTGCAGGAGCGCGAACGCAGCGGCCGTGGGCAGTTCGTGGAATCGGCGCTATATGACTCGGGCCTGTCGCTGCTGCATCCCCATGCGGCCAACTGGTTCATGAGTGGCAAGACGCCCGGGCGCACCGGTAACGCGCATCCGAACATCTACCCGTACGACACGGTGGCCACCGCGACCGATCCGATCTTCCTTGCCGTCGGTAACGACCGGCAATTCCGCATCCTGTGCGAGTACCTCGGCGTGGCGGAGCTGGCCGACGACGAACGCTTTGCAACGGCAGGCGCGCGCTCGGTCAATCGGGCGCAATTGAAGGGCACGCTGGAATCGAAGCTGGCCACGTGGGACGGCAAGGCGCTGGCCGACGAACTGTCTGCGGCCGGTGTACCGTGCGCACCGGTGTTGTCGGTGCCCGATGCACTGACGCATCCGCATACCGCCCATCGCGAGATGGTGGTGGAGATGCCCGGCGGTTACAAGGGCCTGGGCGCTCCGGTCAAACTGAGCCGCACGCCGGCGACGTACCGGTATGCACCGCTGACCGAAGGCAACCAGTTCCTGCCGCGCGAGGCGGCGAACGATTGAGTTGGGTGCCAACCGTTGGTATGCGCCCCCCTCTCCCGGCGGGAGAGGGGGGGCAAAAACACCCTCACCGCTTCCTACCCCGGAATCATCCCCGTCAGCCAGTACGCCTGGATCATCGTGATCACACCCACGATCGCCGCGAACAGCAGGCTGTGCTTCACGGTGAAGCGGAACAGTTCTGACTCCTTGCCGACCAGACCCGTCGCCGCGCAAGCCACCGCGATCGATTGCGGCGAGATCATCTTGCCGGTCACGCCGCCCGTGGTGTTGGCGGCCACCAGCAGCGTGTCCGATACGCCGATCTGATGCGCGGTCGTATGCTGCAGCGAGCAGAACAGCGCGTTCGACGACGTATCCGAGCCGGTCAGGAACACCCCCAGCCAGCCCAGCAGCGGCGAGAAGAACGGGAACGCCGCGCCGGTTCCGGCCAGCAGCAGCGCCAGCGTCGATGACATACCGGAGTAGTTGGCGACGAACGCGAACGCCAGTACCAGACCGATCGAGGCGATCGGGCGGCGCAGTTCCAGCAGCGTTTCCTTGAAGGTGGTGATGGCATCGCTCGGCTTCATGCGCAGCAGCACTGCCGAGATGATGGCGGTCAGCAGGATCGCGGTACCGACGGCCGACAGCAGGTCGAGCTTCAGCACGGCCTCATAGGGCTTGGGCGATGCCACGATCGGGGCGCTCTTGATCACGAGCTGGTCGAGCATCGGCACCTTGAACTTCAGTACCGTTCCCGCCAGCGCGCCGTTGCCGGCGAACAGTGCCTTGAACGGTGCCAGGCTCCAGACCGTGACGATGGCGGTCAGGATGCCGAACGGCGCCCATGCGCGCACGGTCTGGCCGAACGTGTAGGGCGATGCTTTGCGGCTCGCGGGCGCACCCATACCGCCACCGAACCCGGCCATCGCCACAGTGCCGCCGGCCGCAACCGTGCCACCAGCCGCTTGCGATGCCGAGCGCGGTTGCCACACACGCAGGAACGCGGCGAGCGAGATCAGACTGACCAGTGCCGACGTGATGTCCGGCAGCTCGGGCCCGATGTGGTTCGACGTGAAGTACTGCGTGACGGCGAAGCTGCCACCGACGACCAGCGCAGCGGGCCAGGTCTCGCGCACGCCCTTGGCGCCATCCATCATGAACACCAGCCAGAACGGCACGGCCAGCGACAGCAGCGGCAATTGGCGGCCCGCCATCGCGCCGATATGCATCGGGTCGATGCCCGTGACCTGTCCGGCCACGATGATCGGAATGCCCATCGCGCCAAACGCCACCGGCGCGGTGTTCGCGATCAGGCAGAGCCCGGCCGCATAGAGCGGGTTGAACCCGAGCCCGACCAGCAGCGCGGCGGTAATCGCCACCGGTGCGCCGAAGCCCGCCGCACCTTCCAGGAACGCCCCGAAGGCAAAGCCGATCAGCAGCATCTGCAGGCGCTGGTCATCGGTGATCGACAGCACCGACGCGCGGATGACGTCGAACTGCCCGGTCTTGACCACGATCTTGTAGAGGAACACCGCGGTGACGATGATCCACGCGATTGGCCACAGGCCATAGGCAAAGCCGAAGCCGGCCGCGGCAAATGCCTGCTGCGCGGGCATCCCGTACGCGAAGATCGCCACAGCCAGCGCCAGTGCCAGCGTGACGGCCGCCGCCACATGGCCCTTCATGCGCAGTACCGCGAGTGCGACGAAGAAAAACAGGATGGGTATCGCCGCCGCGAGCGCGGACAGCCAGAGGCTGCCCAGCGGCGTATAGATCTGGGTCCAGGGTTGCATCTGGAAGTCTCCTTGGTGGTTTGTCTGAGTTCTTTTGGTGGGATGCCGCGCGATGCCGCTACTCGGGCTGGTTGCGTGCGTCGAGCAGGTCGGAAAGGCTCTTTGGCGCCGGCGTCAGTGGCTTGCGATGCTGCGTCCAGCCCATTTGCCGCGATGGCGTCAGCGCTCGCAGCCGCGTGGCGGCCCAGCGGAACAGGCGGTACGTGGTGGGATGGGCGAACGCGCCGCTCCAGAAGCGCCACACCAGGTGCTCGCGGCGACTGAACTTCGCGCCTTGGCCCTTGAGCGGGTGCGGCACGGCCTCGTCGGGGTTGCGGTTCGCCTCAGTGCGCAATCGCACCAGCAGCTGCGGAATCGGAATGCGCACGGGACAGACCTCGCCGCACGCGCCACACAGGCTCGATGCCGTTGCCAGATCGGCCGTGGCGTCGAGGCCGAGCAGGTGGGGCGAGATGATCTTGCCGATCGGTCCCGGATAAGTCGTGCCGTAGGCATGACCGCCGATGCGCGTGTAGACCGGGCAGTGGTTCATGCACGCGCCGCAGCGAATGCACTGCAGCGTGGCGCGTAGCTGCTCGTCGGCGTATGCCTGGCTGCGGCCGTTGTCGAGCAGCACCAGATGGACTTCGCGCGGACCGTCCTGCTCATGCGGCTTGCGTGGGCTCGAGATCAGGTTGAAGTAGGTGGTGATGGGCTGCCCGGTCGCGGAACGCGTCAGCAGGCTGGAGAGCGGCACGATGTGCGACAGCTTCGCCACCACCTTCTCCATCCCCATGACGGCGATATGCACGTCGGGCACCGTGGTGGAAAGACGGCCGTTGCCCTCGTTCTCCACCAGCCACAGCGTGCCGGTGTCCGCCGCCGCGAAGTTGACGCCGGACAGGCCGATATCGGCCTCGACGAACGCCTGGCGCAGCGCGCGGCGGCCGGTCTGGATCAGCGCATCCACGTCTTCCGTGTACGGCGTATCGGGGATGTGTTGCTCGAACAGCGTCGCGATATCGGCCTTGGTCTTGTGGATCGCCGGCATCACGATGTGCGATGGCTTCTCGCCGGCCAGCTGGACGATGTACTCGCCCATGTCCGATTCGATGCAGTCGATGCCGCGCTCGGCCAGGTAATGGTTGAGTTCCATCTCCTCGCTGGCCATCGACTTGCCCTTGATCACGCGCCGGGCGGCGTGGCCCTGGGCGATCCGCAGGATGATCGCGTTGGCTTCATCGGCGGTCTCGGCCCAGTGGACCTGCACGCCGGCTGCGGTCAGATTGCCTTCGAGTTCGACCAGCAGGTCGGGCAGATTGGCCAGCGCGTGCTGGCGGATGGCTTCGCCGAGGTCGCGCAGGTGCTCGAGTTCGTCACCGTCGGGGAACTGCACGGCCCGCTTCTGCTGGAGGAAGTCCATAGCGCCGCGAAAGCTCTTGCGCAGCTTGGGATCGTCGAGCGCGGCGCGCGCGCGGGCGCGAAAGTCCTCGGTGGGAACGAAATGCAGGGGTTGCTGGCTCATCGCGCGGCTTCTCCGTCGGTCACGATCACGACCCACAGCCTGCGTGGGCCGTGCGCGCCGTAGGCCAGCGTTTGCTGGATGTCAGAGGTCTTGGACGGGCCGGAGACCATCACCAGATTGGTCGGCATGCCGTCCAACCAGCGCTCGGCTCGCGCGGCGGCATGAAGGTCGGGGTGCAGCGCCGATGCGTAGACCAGTGCGATATGCGTGGGCGGCACCAGCGACATCGTGCGTGGCGATCCGGCATCGGGCGCCAGCACCAGCGTGCCGGTAGCGGCCAGCCCGGAGCGGGCCACGGTGAAGCCGGCATCGACGGTATCGAACAGTTCCGCTTTCCATGCTTCCAGCGGACGATCGAACGTTACGGTGTCGATGCTGGATGGCAGCGCCCGCGCAAGTGCGGCGCCTTCGGGGCGATCGCGGTCGAGCAGCAGTCGGCGCACGCCTTCGTCCGCCAGCCGCCGCGCGACCCATGCGGGCCAGCTTGCCGCGTCGGTGCAGATCACGTCGGCGTGGGAGGCAGTCAAGGCGGCCTGCATCGAGGCGACCATCGCGTCGATCGATGGTGCCTGACCACGGCGGCTATCGAAATGGTCGTCGATCCGCCGGTCCAGTTTCTGGGTGTCTCCGCTCAGCGTCGCACCGGAAGCGGGCGCGGCGGCACGCAGCCGCCCGATCATGCGCTCGCGCGCGCTCATCGTCGTCATTCGGCACCTCCAGTGCGGCGCCACAGGAACGAAGCCAGATGCTCGACCGGCAGCGGCGCGCCGGTGTGGGCGGCCGCATGGCCGATATTGAGCAGGCAGCCGCAATCGGCGGAGACGAGTCGGTCGCACCCGGTGGCGCAGGCGGAGGCCACCTTGTCGCGCACCATCGCGCCGGAGATATCGGCGTGCTTGAGCGAGAACGTGCCGCCGAAGCCGCAGCATTCGGACTCGTGCTCATGCTCGACGCGTGTCACCCCGGGTAGCGCGTCCAGCAACGCCACGCCGTGGGCGCGGGTGCCCATTTCCCGGCGTGCCGCGCAGGACGTATGCAGCACCACGCGCTCGTGCGGCGCGTCGGCGGGCGTGGCGTCGAAGCGCACATGAAGCACATTGAGCAGGAATTCTGCGAGTTCGTAGACGCGGGAGGCAATGTCACGGGCCAGTGCAGCGGCGTCAGGGTCGCTGGGGTCGTCGGCGAACAGCGTAGGCCAGTGATGACGCATCATGCCGGCGCACGAGCCGGACGGCACGATGATCGGCCAGGGTTCCCGGAACAGGTCCAGCTGCGCACGGGCGACCTTGCGAGCCTGCTCGGGGTTGCCGCTGCTGTACGCCGGCTGGCCGCAGCAGCTTTGTCCGCGTGGAAAGTGAACGGTCAGGCCTTCGCGCTCGAGCAATCGCACGGCATCCAGACCGGCCTGCGGAACGAAGAGATCAACGAGGCACGTGCCGAACAGGTACACCTGCTGTGGCGCGGTGGTGGGGTACTGCCTGGATTCCATTTGTCAGTCTCCGGATGGCGGCGCAACCTGCCCGGCAAGGCGCTGCGACATTTTTGGGCGCATAATTCCCGCTCTCGCGCCGGAGCACAAATTGGTTGGACCAGTTGCCGGAACGACCGGATTTCAAGGGATGAGGGATGGGGGCAGGCAACGCACGCAACCGCGTGGAAGACATCATGCGCAGGATGGAGACCGCGCTGCTGGACGGCACCTGGCCCGTCGGCACGCGGCTGCCTGCGGAGCGTGTTCTGGCGGAGCAGTTTGGGGTGGCGCGCAACACGATCCGCGAGGCGATCCAGCGCCTGGCGGCGCGCAACCTGCTGCAAAGCCGACGCGGCGCGGGCGTATACGTCACCGATCAGTTGCGCACGGGCATCGCCTCGCCCTGGGGCCAGCTCGTGGCCGATCACCCGGCGCTGCGCGATGACATTCTGGAGTTCCGCCGGGTGCTGGAAGGCGCCACCGCCTACTTCGCGGCGTTGCGTGCCGATGCAGCGGATCTGAAGCGTATACGCGCGCTGCTCAAGGAACTGGAGCGCTCGCGCATGACCGATGACAAGCGCGCCGAGGCCGATGCGGATGCGAAGCTGCACGACGCCATCGCGCAGGCTTCGCACAACACGATGTTCCTGCATCTGCATACCAGCGTGATTGGCATGTTGCGCGAGCACATCACGATCAACGGCACCGGGCTGCGCGAGGCCGACGATGAGTCGTCGGACCTGCTGCTGCGGCAGCACCGCACGCTTTGCGAGGCGATTCTGGCGCGCCGGCCGGAAGAAGCCCGCACGGCGATGCAGACGCACATCGACTTCGTGCGGAGCAAGGTCGACTAGTCTTCCCGCATATTGGTCGTACCAATTTCTGCGTACGACAAAGCAATGAAATCAAGCACTTGGCTGAGCGCCTACACAAGCCCGGCCGTGCTCAGTTCGCGCTTTACGTAGGCATAGAAGATCGGTCCCGCGATCACGCCGGGGATGCCGTAGAGCGTTTCCATCACCAGCATCACTGTCAGCAGTTCCCATGCGGCGGCGTGTATACGCGCGCCGATGATTCGCGCGTTGAGGAAGTACTCGAGCTTGTGGATCAACACCAGGAACAGCAGCGACACCACCGCGATCGGCAGCGAGACCGAAAGCGAGGCGATGACAATGGCCGTATTCGAGATCAGGTTGCCCAGCACCGGCAGCAGTCCGGCGATAAACGTGATGGCCACCAGCGTCTTGGAGAGCGGCAGGTGCTGGTGGAACAGGGGCAGCAGCACCAGCAGGTAGATCGCGGTCAGGATTGTGTTGACGAGCGAGATCTGGATCTGCGCGAAGATGAACTGCGAGAACGCAGTCTGCAGCGTGCGGGCCCGGTCCACCAGGGCCAGGGCTAGCGGGCGACGATTCGGGCGGGAAATGGCGCGGTACAGCGCGATCATCGCGCCGATGATGAGGCCGACGAGGATATGGACCAGCGTGCGCAGGATATCGGCGCCGAGCCGCTGCGCCATCTGCGCGTGCTCGCGCAATGCCGAGATCAGGGTCGTGGCGAGTTCGTCGACCCCGTTGGGCAGGTAGTCGCTCAGCCAGGCTGGCAACTGGGCGCGAGAGCGGTCGATGATGTCGGCGGAATGGTCGAGCAGCCGGTCCAGCGTATTGCCGTCGCCGCTGATAAAACGGATGAGCGCCCAGATGCTGCCGGTCAGCACCAGCAGGATGATGGTGGACAGGATCGCCACGGCGATGGCGTCGCGGCGCGAATGCAGTCGCATCAGCCGTGGCGCCAGCACATCCACCAGAGAGTAGAGCAGCAGGCCGGCGAGCAGGGCGGACACCAGGTTGGCGTGCATCACCAGCAGCAGGGCCCCGGCGGTCAACACGTACGACACGGTCTTGACGCTGAACCAGGCGGCGGGAGTCAGGGGCCGGGTTTGGTCAGGCTGTTCGGTGCTGCCGGTTCCGGCGCGGTCTTCGGTCTGTTCGGTGTCCAATTCGTTGTCCAACTGCGGCATATCTCGGCTGAGAGCGGGGCGTTGCGGAAATGAAGCAAGGAAGCAATCGCCACGATTGTCGATGCCGGGCGTAACAATGGCAAGACAGGATGACGAGACAAGCTGATAACGGGACAAATCGTGCGGACGGTTGCCCGGGCGTGATATTTGCAGCACTGGCCTATATTGAAGTTCCGTGGCAGCCCTTCAGGAGACCACTTGCATGGCCTTCACGCATACCGTCGGCGTACGCCGACACGTCTTTGACGATCTGCGCACGCTGCTGGCCAAGGCCAGTCCGGCCCGGTCGGGCGACGCCCTCGCGGGTATCGCCGCCGCCAGCGAAGAAGAGCGGATGGCGGCGCGTATGGCGCTGGCGGACATGCCGCTGGCGCATTGCCTTGCGGAGCCGCTGGTTCCTTACGAGGCCGACGAGGTCACCCGGCTGATCGTGGACAGCCACGACGCGCAGGCGTTCGCGGCGCTTGCCAGCCTGACCGTCGGGGAGTTCCGGGACTGGCTGCTGCGGCACGACACCGATACGGCCACGCTGGCGCGGGTGGCGCCAGGCGTCACCCCCGAGATGGCGGCGGCCGTGAGCAAGCTCATGCGCAACCAGGACCTGGTGGCCGTGGCGCGCAAATGCGCGGTGGTCACCGCCTTCCGCAACACCATCGGGCTGCCCGGGCGCCTATCCGTGCGGCTGCAGCCGAACCATCCGACCGACGACCCGCGCGGCATCGCCGCATCGATCATCGACGGGCTGCTGTTCGGCTGCGGCGATGCCACCATCGGCATCAACCCGGCCAGCGACAACCTTGGGGCGATCACCACGTTGCTGAAGCTTCTGGATGACATTCGCATCCGCTACGAGATACCCACCCAGTCTTGCGTGCTGACTCACGTCACCAACACCTTGCGCGTGATGGAGCTGGGCGCGCCGGTCGATTTGGTGTTCCAGTCGGTGGCTGGCAGCCAGGCGGCCAATGCAGCGTTCGGCATCTCTCTGGCGCTGCTCGAAGAGGCACGGCAGGCGGCGTTGTCGCTGCGGCGCGGCACGGTGGGGCACAACGTGATGTATTTCGAGACCGGCC
This genomic interval from Cupriavidus metallidurans CH34 contains the following:
- a CDS encoding Bug family tripartite tricarboxylate transporter substrate binding protein: MPQWHRRAALAALTSLVACTFTLTTTPAFAQKEFPSKPIMLVVTYPPGGPTDAMARTLAAALKNSLGQPVVVENRAGAGGNIGAEVVARAEPDGYTLMFGTSAPLAINVSLYRKINYDPVKSFAPVIQIGQLPNALVVNPSVPAKNVQELIAYSKAHPGKLSYASSGNGASSHLAGVLFNNLAGTDFQHVPYKGTGPALNDLLGGQVSMTFTDVLTALPFIKSGKVRALGVTTKGRSQALPDVPTVAEQGVAGFDVSVFFGVVAPAGTPPEVIRKLNHAFADALAQPDVRKTLLAQGLEFAPATTPEQLGGFVKSEVGKWRSVVQKSGAQLD
- a CDS encoding CaiB/BaiF CoA transferase family protein → MTPLTPGALAGIRVVDLSRILGGPLCGQILGDHGADVLKIEPPQGDDTRTWGPPFRDGVASYYFGLNRNKRIMKLDLTADTDREVLLTLLADADVLIENFKTGTLEKWGLGFDVLSQRFPRLVHCRVSGFGADGPLGGLPGYDAAIQAMAGIMSINGEADREPLRVGLPVVDMVTGLNAALGVLLALQERERSGRGQFVESALYDSGLSLLHPHAANWFMSGKTPGRTGNAHPNIYPYDTVATATDPIFLAVGNDRQFRILCEYLGVAELADDERFATAGARSVNRAQLKGTLESKLATWDGKALADELSAAGVPCAPVLSVPDALTHPHTAHREMVVEMPGGYKGLGAPVKLSRTPATYRYAPLTEGNQFLPREAAND
- a CDS encoding lactate permease LctP family transporter, encoding MQPWTQIYTPLGSLWLSALAAAIPILFFFVALAVLRMKGHVAAAVTLALALAVAIFAYGMPAQQAFAAAGFGFAYGLWPIAWIIVTAVFLYKIVVKTGQFDVIRASVLSITDDQRLQMLLIGFAFGAFLEGAAGFGAPVAITAALLVGLGFNPLYAAGLCLIANTAPVAFGAMGIPIIVAGQVTGIDPMHIGAMAGRQLPLLSLAVPFWLVFMMDGAKGVRETWPAALVVGGSFAVTQYFTSNHIGPELPDITSALVSLISLAAFLRVWQPRSASQAAGGTVAAGGTVAMAGFGGGMGAPASRKASPYTFGQTVRAWAPFGILTAIVTVWSLAPFKALFAGNGALAGTVLKFKVPMLDQLVIKSAPIVASPKPYEAVLKLDLLSAVGTAILLTAIISAVLLRMKPSDAITTFKETLLELRRPIASIGLVLAFAFVANYSGMSSTLALLLAGTGAAFPFFSPLLGWLGVFLTGSDTSSNALFCSLQHTTAHQIGVSDTLLVAANTTGGVTGKMISPQSIAVACAATGLVGKESELFRFTVKHSLLFAAIVGVITMIQAYWLTGMIPG
- a CDS encoding LutB/LldF family L-lactate oxidation iron-sulfur protein, producing the protein MSQQPLHFVPTEDFRARARAALDDPKLRKSFRGAMDFLQQKRAVQFPDGDELEHLRDLGEAIRQHALANLPDLLVELEGNLTAAGVQVHWAETADEANAIILRIAQGHAARRVIKGKSMASEEMELNHYLAERGIDCIESDMGEYIVQLAGEKPSHIVMPAIHKTKADIATLFEQHIPDTPYTEDVDALIQTGRRALRQAFVEADIGLSGVNFAAADTGTLWLVENEGNGRLSTTVPDVHIAVMGMEKVVAKLSHIVPLSSLLTRSATGQPITTYFNLISSPRKPHEQDGPREVHLVLLDNGRSQAYADEQLRATLQCIRCGACMNHCPVYTRIGGHAYGTTYPGPIGKIISPHLLGLDATADLATASSLCGACGEVCPVRIPIPQLLVRLRTEANRNPDEAVPHPLKGQGAKFSRREHLVWRFWSGAFAHPTTYRLFRWAATRLRALTPSRQMGWTQHRKPLTPAPKSLSDLLDARNQPE
- a CDS encoding LutC/YkgG family protein produces the protein MTTMSARERMIGRLRAAAPASGATLSGDTQKLDRRIDDHFDSRRGQAPSIDAMVASMQAALTASHADVICTDAASWPAWVARRLADEGVRRLLLDRDRPEGAALARALPSSIDTVTFDRPLEAWKAELFDTVDAGFTVARSGLAATGTLVLAPDAGSPRTMSLVPPTHIALVYASALHPDLHAAARAERWLDGMPTNLVMVSGPSKTSDIQQTLAYGAHGPRRLWVVIVTDGEAAR
- a CDS encoding (Fe-S)-binding protein gives rise to the protein MESRQYPTTAPQQVYLFGTCLVDLFVPQAGLDAVRLLEREGLTVHFPRGQSCCGQPAYSSGNPEQARKVARAQLDLFREPWPIIVPSGSCAGMMRHHWPTLFADDPSDPDAAALARDIASRVYELAEFLLNVLHVRFDATPADAPHERVVLHTSCAARREMGTRAHGVALLDALPGVTRVEHEHESECCGFGGTFSLKHADISGAMVRDKVASACATGCDRLVSADCGCLLNIGHAAAHTGAPLPVEHLASFLWRRTGGAE
- a CDS encoding FadR/GntR family transcriptional regulator, with product MGAGNARNRVEDIMRRMETALLDGTWPVGTRLPAERVLAEQFGVARNTIREAIQRLAARNLLQSRRGAGVYVTDQLRTGIASPWGQLVADHPALRDDILEFRRVLEGATAYFAALRADAADLKRIRALLKELERSRMTDDKRAEADADAKLHDAIAQASHNTMFLHLHTSVIGMLREHITINGTGLREADDESSDLLLRQHRTLCEAILARRPEEARTAMQTHIDFVRSKVD
- a CDS encoding AI-2E family transporter, which produces MPQLDNELDTEQTEDRAGTGSTEQPDQTRPLTPAAWFSVKTVSYVLTAGALLLVMHANLVSALLAGLLLYSLVDVLAPRLMRLHSRRDAIAVAILSTIILLVLTGSIWALIRFISGDGNTLDRLLDHSADIIDRSRAQLPAWLSDYLPNGVDELATTLISALREHAQMAQRLGADILRTLVHILVGLIIGAMIALYRAISRPNRRPLALALVDRARTLQTAFSQFIFAQIQISLVNTILTAIYLLVLLPLFHQHLPLSKTLVAITFIAGLLPVLGNLISNTAIVIASLSVSLPIAVVSLLFLVLIHKLEYFLNARIIGARIHAAAWELLTVMLVMETLYGIPGVIAGPIFYAYVKRELSTAGLV
- a CDS encoding ethanolamine ammonia-lyase subunit EutB; translation: MAFTHTVGVRRHVFDDLRTLLAKASPARSGDALAGIAAASEEERMAARMALADMPLAHCLAEPLVPYEADEVTRLIVDSHDAQAFAALASLTVGEFRDWLLRHDTDTATLARVAPGVTPEMAAAVSKLMRNQDLVAVARKCAVVTAFRNTIGLPGRLSVRLQPNHPTDDPRGIAASIIDGLLFGCGDATIGINPASDNLGAITTLLKLLDDIRIRYEIPTQSCVLTHVTNTLRVMELGAPVDLVFQSVAGSQAANAAFGISLALLEEARQAALSLRRGTVGHNVMYFETGQGSALSANAHHGVDQQTMEARAYAVARRFEPLLVNTVVGFIGPEYLYDGKQIIRAGLEDHFCGKLLGVPMGCDVCYTNHAEADQDDMDNLLTLFGVAGINFIMGVPGADDIMLNYQSTSFHDALYLREVLGLRPAPEFEAWLRKMGIVDAGGRLLEPGTRQALLTMADTL